A single window of Methanocalculus natronophilus DNA harbors:
- the sucD gene encoding succinate--CoA ligase subunit alpha — protein sequence MIYGDRSTRVLVQGATGNQGAFHIDLMNRYARDVGGAGVVAGVTPGKGGRDVHGVPVYDTVREAQAAHDLSASVIFVPAGAAADSIMEAADAGIETIVAITEHIPVHDVMQAVAYARSCGSAVIGPNCPGLLSPGECKLGIMPSPLFSTGSVGVISRSGTLTYEVVDELTRAGIGQSTVIGIGGDPVIGETFVDCIEGFHQDPHTKAVILIGEVGGALELDGAEAALSCGLPLVAYIAGVSAPKEKRMGHAGAIIEGGEGDAASKIRRLEAMGIVVARRPSELPQKIADLI from the coding sequence ATGATATATGGGGATAGATCAACACGTGTGCTTGTGCAGGGGGCAACCGGAAACCAGGGAGCATTCCATATCGACCTGATGAACAGGTATGCCCGTGACGTGGGTGGAGCAGGTGTTGTTGCCGGGGTAACACCTGGAAAAGGTGGCAGGGATGTGCATGGTGTCCCTGTCTATGACACGGTACGTGAGGCACAGGCGGCCCATGATCTCTCTGCATCAGTCATCTTTGTGCCTGCCGGCGCAGCAGCAGATTCGATCATGGAAGCAGCTGATGCCGGAATCGAGACGATTGTCGCGATCACCGAGCATATCCCGGTCCATGATGTGATGCAGGCAGTAGCCTATGCACGATCCTGCGGGTCGGCTGTGATTGGTCCAAACTGCCCCGGTCTCCTCTCGCCTGGTGAATGCAAGCTCGGGATAATGCCCTCACCACTCTTCTCAACGGGAAGTGTCGGTGTAATCTCACGGAGCGGCACTCTCACCTATGAAGTTGTCGACGAACTGACGCGGGCTGGCATCGGGCAGAGCACAGTTATTGGAATTGGAGGGGATCCGGTTATCGGTGAGACCTTTGTTGATTGTATCGAAGGTTTCCACCAGGATCCGCATACAAAGGCAGTCATCCTGATCGGTGAGGTTGGAGGTGCCCTTGAGCTTGACGGGGCAGAAGCAGCCCTCTCATGTGGTCTTCCCCTTGTCGCCTATATTGCAGGTGTCTCTGCGCCAAAAGAGAAACGCATGGGGCATGCGGGAGCGATCATCGAAGGTGGTGAAGGGGATGCCGCATCAAAGATCCGGCGCCTCGAAGCAATGGGTATTGTGGTTGCCCGTCGCCCGTCCGAACTCCCTCAAAAAATAGCAGATCTGATATGA
- a CDS encoding succinate--CoA ligase subunit beta, with the protein MKLREYEAKKVFSGYGIAVPESVLIRSPGEALDACSRIHGDVVLKAQVDVGGRGLAGGILMATESDAASVADELFRKEIKGLSVQEVLVEQRLEIEKEYFLSIAIDRSRRSPVILFAEAGGVEIESTAGESPDIVRRAYVSPHFKEVPGFILRYLTKGCEKEVASVISGLYRAFLEKDALLAEINPLVITPQGVLAADAKLIIDDNALNRQGICENRDLTEREAEAETHGFSYVELDGSIGVIGNGAGLTMATLDLIAHHQGRAANFLDVGGGAGSERVMHAVRLVASVPSVQVIVVNLLGGITRCDEVARGIIDAGVSQQVIVRLAGTNEAEGRALLEGAGYRMLDTMEEAVASAVQEASS; encoded by the coding sequence ATGAAATTACGTGAATATGAAGCCAAGAAGGTTTTTTCCGGATACGGAATAGCAGTGCCTGAGAGCGTGTTGATCAGATCTCCCGGGGAGGCTTTGGATGCCTGCAGCAGGATACACGGCGATGTTGTCCTGAAGGCACAGGTGGATGTCGGGGGCCGGGGCCTTGCAGGCGGCATCCTGATGGCCACAGAATCTGATGCGGCCTCTGTAGCAGATGAGCTCTTCAGAAAGGAGATTAAGGGCCTTTCTGTCCAGGAGGTGCTGGTTGAGCAGCGCCTAGAGATTGAGAAAGAGTATTTCCTCTCTATAGCAATTGACAGAAGCCGCCGATCCCCTGTCATTCTCTTTGCTGAAGCAGGAGGGGTGGAGATAGAGTCGACTGCCGGGGAGAGTCCCGATATCGTCAGAAGAGCCTATGTCTCCCCCCACTTCAAAGAGGTTCCGGGATTCATCCTCCGCTACCTCACAAAAGGATGTGAGAAGGAGGTGGCTTCTGTCATCTCAGGGTTGTACAGGGCATTCCTCGAGAAAGACGCTCTTCTTGCTGAGATCAATCCACTCGTCATCACTCCACAGGGAGTGCTTGCAGCCGATGCGAAACTGATCATTGATGATAACGCACTCAACCGGCAGGGAATCTGTGAAAACCGGGATCTCACCGAACGTGAGGCCGAGGCTGAAACGCATGGCTTCTCCTATGTCGAACTGGATGGGTCCATTGGTGTTATCGGCAATGGTGCCGGCCTCACAATGGCAACACTCGATCTCATCGCCCATCACCAGGGACGGGCTGCAAACTTTCTGGATGTCGGGGGAGGTGCAGGATCAGAGCGGGTGATGCATGCGGTGCGGCTGGTTGCGTCTGTGCCTTCTGTACAGGTGATTGTTGTCAATCTCCTCGGCGGGATCACCCGCTGTGACGAGGTGGCACGCGGGATCATCGATGCCGGGGTCTCCCAGCAGGTGATTGTCAGGCTTGCAGGTACAAATGAAGCAGAAGGCCGGGCCCTTCTTGAAGGTGCCGGGTACCGGATGCTTGATACCATGGAAGAGGCTGTCGCCTCAGCTGTGCAGGAGGCATCTTCATGA
- a CDS encoding 2-oxoacid:acceptor oxidoreductase family protein: MKYEVIFSGFGGQGIVTSAVILGRAASMYDGKYAVQSQSYGPEARGGASSSTVIISEDPVHYPKVFNPNIYVIMSEAGYLKFGSTASDQDIVIIDSGLVQSRPEGVSCRKIPATALSKEELGKPIVANIVMLGALVATTGIVSPEAMQKAVLDIVPKGTEELNKKALHLGIKLGSGEQKP, translated from the coding sequence ATGAAGTATGAGGTGATCTTCTCGGGGTTTGGCGGCCAGGGAATAGTCACGTCTGCTGTCATCCTTGGGCGTGCGGCATCGATGTACGATGGAAAGTATGCTGTTCAGTCCCAGAGCTATGGCCCGGAAGCCCGGGGCGGGGCATCTTCCAGCACGGTCATTATCAGTGAGGATCCCGTCCACTATCCAAAAGTCTTCAACCCCAATATCTATGTCATCATGTCAGAGGCGGGATACCTGAAGTTTGGGTCAACTGCATCAGATCAGGATATTGTGATCATCGACTCCGGTCTTGTCCAGTCCCGCCCTGAAGGCGTCTCCTGCCGGAAAATTCCGGCAACAGCACTTTCAAAGGAGGAGCTTGGAAAACCTATCGTTGCCAATATCGTCATGCTCGGGGCACTTGTTGCCACAACCGGCATTGTCTCTCCGGAGGCCATGCAGAAGGCCGTCCTCGATATTGTTCCAAAGGGCACAGAAGAACTCAATAAAAAAGCCCTCCATCTTGGGATCAAACTCGGATCCGGTGAACAAAAACCATGA
- a CDS encoding thiamine pyrophosphate-dependent enzyme, translating into MSFEDWFRHDRLPHIFCAGCGNGSIINCALTAIDSLGWEKDNTVFVSGIGCSSRAPGYITADSLHTTHGRALAFATGVKMAKQDFNVVVFTGDGDLSAIGGNHFIHSARRNIDMTVICMNNQIYGMTGGQGSPCTPSGALSTTTPYGMDENPFDLCELAAAAGANFVARWTSYHVKELTRSITLGLQKPGFSFIEVFVQCPTNFGRRNKLRDVESMISVMRDHALIKEKYDRLVAEGKPIPPDMFVVGNLTNRNLPALGVKK; encoded by the coding sequence ATGAGTTTTGAAGACTGGTTCAGGCATGACCGCCTTCCGCACATCTTCTGTGCAGGATGCGGAAACGGATCCATCATCAACTGTGCACTCACGGCAATCGACTCGCTTGGATGGGAGAAGGACAATACCGTCTTTGTCTCAGGAATAGGCTGTTCATCCCGTGCACCCGGATACATCACCGCAGACTCGCTCCATACGACTCATGGCCGGGCACTTGCATTTGCAACCGGGGTCAAGATGGCGAAACAGGACTTTAATGTCGTTGTCTTTACCGGCGATGGTGATCTCTCTGCCATTGGCGGGAACCATTTCATCCATTCGGCACGGCGAAACATCGATATGACTGTTATCTGCATGAATAACCAGATATACGGGATGACCGGCGGCCAGGGAAGCCCCTGTACCCCATCTGGTGCTCTCTCCACCACGACTCCGTATGGTATGGATGAAAACCCCTTTGATCTCTGCGAACTTGCTGCAGCAGCAGGTGCCAACTTTGTCGCCCGCTGGACATCATACCATGTGAAGGAGCTGACCCGGTCAATAACCCTCGGCCTGCAGAAACCCGGTTTCTCCTTTATTGAGGTCTTTGTCCAGTGTCCGACGAACTTTGGACGGAGAAACAAGCTCCGTGATGTTGAGTCGATGATCTCGGTGATGCGGGATCATGCGCTGATTAAGGAGAAATATGATCGACTGGTTGCAGAAGGCAAACCCATTCCACCGGATATGTTTGTTGTTGGCAACCTCACCAATCGCAACCTGCCGGCACTCGGGGTGAAAAAATGA
- a CDS encoding 2-oxoacid:acceptor oxidoreductase subunit alpha: MTRVDFMQGNDASAEGGIAAGCRFFAGYPITPSSEVAERMARRLPQVGGTFIQMEDEIASMAAVIGGAWTGVRSMTATSGPGFSLMMENIGYAAFTETPCVVVNIQRGGPSTGQPTLAAQGDMLQCRFGSHGDYSVIALSPSSVQEMFDLTVKAFNLADRFRVPVFLMADEIVGHLRERVEFPDSVECIPPRPAREGKLPFEPEDDLVPGFTPFGEGHRVHVTGLTHNEKGYPASTDPELHQNLVIRLIEKVERARHEIADYDIENSEAEIVFISYGAPTRAVRQVLLDEPGKGFGHLNLRLVWPFPENLLKKFPNARVFLVPEMNMGQMAREIGRHTDLPVVSLPRIGGELHLPSYLIEKAEEYA; encoded by the coding sequence TTGACACGCGTTGACTTCATGCAGGGCAATGATGCCAGTGCGGAAGGTGGGATTGCTGCAGGCTGCCGGTTCTTTGCCGGATACCCGATCACCCCGTCATCTGAAGTTGCAGAACGGATGGCACGGCGCCTCCCGCAGGTTGGCGGGACATTCATCCAGATGGAGGATGAGATCGCGAGCATGGCAGCAGTCATCGGGGGTGCCTGGACGGGTGTACGGTCAATGACGGCCACAAGCGGTCCTGGATTCTCCCTGATGATGGAGAATATCGGGTATGCTGCCTTCACCGAGACTCCCTGTGTGGTGGTGAATATCCAGAGGGGAGGCCCTTCAACAGGCCAGCCCACACTGGCTGCACAGGGCGATATGCTCCAGTGCAGGTTCGGCTCCCACGGGGATTACAGTGTGATCGCCCTGTCGCCATCAAGTGTTCAGGAGATGTTCGATCTCACGGTGAAGGCATTCAACCTGGCAGATCGATTCCGTGTCCCGGTCTTTCTGATGGCAGATGAGATCGTCGGCCACCTCCGTGAACGCGTTGAATTCCCGGATTCGGTTGAATGCATTCCTCCGCGTCCCGCACGAGAGGGGAAACTGCCATTTGAACCAGAAGACGATCTTGTACCCGGCTTTACGCCCTTTGGGGAGGGACACCGTGTCCATGTGACGGGCCTGACCCATAACGAGAAAGGCTATCCCGCATCCACTGATCCTGAACTCCACCAGAATCTTGTGATCCGGCTGATCGAGAAAGTTGAGCGGGCACGGCATGAGATTGCAGACTATGACATCGAAAACTCTGAGGCTGAGATAGTCTTTATCTCCTATGGTGCCCCGACCCGGGCAGTACGGCAGGTTCTGCTTGATGAACCAGGGAAGGGCTTTGGCCACCTGAATCTCAGGCTGGTCTGGCCATTCCCGGAAAACCTTCTGAAGAAGTTTCCAAACGCACGGGTGTTTCTCGTTCCGGAGATGAATATGGGCCAGATGGCACGTGAGATTGGCAGGCATACGGATCTCCCGGTCGTCTCCCTCCCAAGAATCGGCGGGGAACTCCATCTCCCGTCATACCTTATTGAGAAGGCGGAGGAGTATGCATGA
- a CDS encoding 4Fe-4S dicluster domain-containing protein produces MKLVIDETRCKGCNICVLVCPYTIFREGKRPNQKGVFVPELDRPERCTNCRLSQLYERRLCGVCQMICPDQAINWIPEAPFEPQKVVIEY; encoded by the coding sequence ATGAAGCTGGTTATTGATGAAACACGGTGCAAGGGATGCAACATCTGTGTGCTCGTCTGCCCGTATACTATCTTCCGGGAAGGAAAGCGGCCGAACCAGAAGGGTGTTTTTGTTCCGGAGCTGGATCGGCCCGAACGGTGCACAAACTGCAGGCTTTCACAGCTCTACGAGCGGCGCTTATGTGGGGTATGCCAGATGATCTGCCCGGATCAGGCAATTAACTGGATACCTGAAGCTCCGTTTGAACCCCAAAAGGTGGTGATAGAGTATTGA
- a CDS encoding FumA C-terminus/TtdB family hydratase beta subunit: MKLKTPLGEEILSLAAGDQVFLSGIIYTARDEAHLRMMKDGIPFDPAGAAIYHAGPVIQDNQILAAGPTTSARMNSLTGFLLDSGVRCLIGKGGMDESVALSLKNRAVYLAFTGGCAALAASHMELKGVFYPDLGMAESIWIIDVTDLPLVVGIDAHGGDIFADTNLRARKRFEVWRSGRDGTT, encoded by the coding sequence ATGAAGCTTAAGACCCCGCTTGGTGAGGAGATCCTCTCTCTTGCTGCTGGAGATCAGGTTTTTTTATCCGGAATCATCTATACCGCCCGGGATGAGGCGCATCTCCGGATGATGAAAGACGGCATCCCGTTTGATCCGGCAGGAGCTGCAATCTATCATGCTGGCCCGGTGATACAGGATAACCAGATCCTGGCAGCAGGCCCGACAACATCTGCCCGGATGAATTCCCTCACCGGCTTTCTCCTTGACAGCGGTGTCCGCTGCCTGATCGGAAAGGGAGGGATGGATGAGTCTGTTGCCCTGTCGCTGAAGAACCGGGCTGTCTACCTTGCCTTCACCGGCGGATGTGCGGCACTGGCAGCATCCCATATGGAACTCAAAGGTGTCTTCTATCCTGATCTCGGGATGGCAGAGTCGATCTGGATCATCGACGTTACCGATCTCCCGCTTGTGGTTGGGATCGATGCCCATGGAGGCGATATCTTCGCTGATACCAACCTCAGGGCACGTAAACGGTTTGAAGTATGGAGGTCAGGAAGAGATGGCACAACGTGA
- a CDS encoding fumarate hydratase, with amino-acid sequence MHTLDEQALRKAVTDATLACIHDAEVFLPQDVKSALKAAMERETDPVARGELANIRANIREAERLDIPLCQDTGIAAVYLTVPPQLHVSALLLRDAVLDGIRRATGSVPLRPNAVDPITRENSGDNTGVGIPVVHSSEGEDLTVTVLPKGAGSENVSRIGMLLPSQAGSIPEFIVETVLLAGGRPCPPVVVGVGIGGTFDLAAAMAKEALLLPIDTMDAYEQEICDAINSLGIGPMGLGGDTTALAVKVMKAHCHTASLPVAVNIQCWACRRATRKVVV; translated from the coding sequence ATGCATACCCTGGATGAACAGGCGCTTCGAAAAGCCGTAACTGATGCAACCCTTGCCTGTATTCATGATGCCGAGGTCTTCCTGCCTCAGGATGTGAAAAGCGCACTGAAGGCAGCCATGGAGCGGGAAACTGATCCTGTGGCTCGGGGAGAACTTGCAAATATCCGGGCAAATATCCGCGAGGCAGAGCGGCTGGATATTCCTCTCTGCCAGGATACCGGGATAGCTGCTGTGTACCTGACGGTTCCTCCACAGCTGCATGTATCAGCTCTCCTCTTGCGCGACGCAGTTCTTGACGGCATCAGGCGGGCAACCGGTTCTGTTCCACTCAGGCCAAACGCCGTTGATCCCATCACGCGTGAAAACAGCGGCGATAATACAGGTGTTGGCATACCGGTGGTCCATAGTAGTGAGGGGGAAGACCTGACAGTGACGGTACTCCCAAAGGGTGCCGGATCAGAAAATGTCTCGCGGATAGGCATGCTCCTCCCCTCACAGGCGGGGAGCATCCCGGAATTCATTGTCGAGACTGTTCTTCTTGCCGGGGGGCGCCCCTGCCCGCCTGTTGTTGTGGGTGTTGGGATCGGGGGAACATTCGATCTCGCGGCAGCCATGGCAAAAGAGGCTCTTCTCCTGCCAATCGATACAATGGATGCCTATGAACAGGAGATCTGTGATGCCATCAACAGCCTGGGCATAGGGCCTATGGGTCTTGGGGGGGATACAACAGCGCTGGCTGTGAAAGTCATGAAGGCTCACTGCCATACCGCATCCCTTCCGGTTGCGGTGAACATCCAGTGCTGGGCCTGCCGGCGTGCGACACGGAAGGTGGTGGTATGA
- a CDS encoding 50S ribosomal protein L16: protein MVRKPAKMYRAISKKAYTRRKYMGGVPGLKIVQFDMGNLREEFPVAIHLEVKEACQIRHTALEAARVNMNRRLMKEVGRSNFHLKLRVYPHHVLRENKQATGAGADRVSEGMRLAFGKAVGTAARVQEKQRVFTIWTSPQFVERAKYALLHGGHKLPTPVSVVIEN, encoded by the coding sequence ATGGTACGAAAACCCGCAAAGATGTACAGAGCCATCTCAAAGAAGGCATATACGCGCAGAAAATATATGGGAGGAGTTCCCGGCCTGAAAATTGTCCAGTTCGATATGGGCAACCTGAGAGAGGAGTTCCCGGTGGCCATTCACCTTGAGGTGAAAGAGGCCTGCCAGATCCGGCACACCGCACTTGAAGCGGCCCGTGTCAACATGAACCGCCGCCTGATGAAGGAAGTCGGAAGAAGTAACTTCCATCTGAAACTCCGTGTCTATCCCCACCATGTTCTCAGGGAGAACAAACAGGCAACCGGTGCGGGAGCAGATCGTGTCTCGGAAGGGATGCGCCTCGCTTTTGGAAAGGCAGTCGGAACAGCTGCACGGGTGCAGGAGAAACAGCGTGTCTTTACCATATGGACATCCCCCCAGTTTGTCGAGAGAGCCAAATATGCTCTCCTCCACGGCGGCCACAAACTCCCAACCCCGGTGAGTGTGGTTATAGAAAACTAA
- a CDS encoding ABC transporter ATP-binding protein, producing the protein MTVTIRNVGKIFETRQKEPLTALDGISLDVAKGEFLCILGSSGCGKTTLLRMIAGLDEPTSGEIIVEGTPVTGPDPRLAMIFQEYSLYPWRTVRANVGFGLQMRGTPIAEREEIVDRFIRLVGLEGFGDSYPYELSGGMRQRVAVARALATDPAVLLMDEPFGALDAQTRNRMQKELLQIWEKTKKTVIFVTHSVDEAVYMADRILVLSPRPGRIAGTYDVTMERPRNRTGVEFAELRRDVLALMDQFEERQ; encoded by the coding sequence ATGACCGTGACAATCAGAAATGTCGGCAAAATCTTCGAAACCCGTCAGAAGGAGCCATTAACTGCACTTGACGGTATCTCACTTGATGTTGCGAAGGGTGAATTCCTCTGTATCCTTGGATCGTCTGGCTGTGGGAAGACCACCCTCCTCCGGATGATCGCAGGTCTTGATGAGCCCACATCAGGTGAGATCATTGTTGAAGGAACTCCTGTCACCGGCCCCGATCCCAGGCTTGCCATGATCTTCCAGGAGTACTCACTCTACCCCTGGAGAACGGTCAGGGCAAATGTCGGGTTCGGTCTTCAGATGCGCGGAACCCCCATCGCAGAACGCGAAGAGATTGTGGATCGGTTCATCAGGCTTGTCGGGCTTGAAGGGTTTGGTGACAGCTATCCATACGAACTCTCAGGCGGGATGCGCCAGCGTGTTGCGGTCGCGCGGGCACTGGCAACTGATCCGGCGGTCCTCCTGATGGATGAACCATTTGGAGCCCTTGATGCGCAGACGAGAAACCGTATGCAGAAGGAACTCCTTCAGATCTGGGAAAAGACCAAAAAGACCGTTATTTTTGTGACGCATAGTGTGGATGAGGCGGTCTACATGGCAGACCGGATCCTGGTACTTTCACCACGGCCCGGGAGGATCGCCGGAACCTATGATGTCACCATGGAACGGCCACGCAACAGGACAGGTGTGGAATTTGCAGAACTCCGCCGGGATGTCCTTGCGCTGATGGATCAGTTTGAGGAGCGTCAATAA
- a CDS encoding ABC transporter permease, with the protein MKWYLKIIPLLFILILWELAAILLNNPFILPHPSSVASVLLAPTADILGSGSIIDNALLSIWRVLLGFGLAAACAVPLGIIIGNYRTLEELVNPIIQLFRPIPPLAWVPLALAWFKIGLVSIVFIIFIGSFFPILINSIDGVRRVNRTWIETARIYGAEGWKMLAYVILPAAAPVIWTGLRVGFGVAWMCVVAAEMLPGTTSGIGYLIMYSYNWGQVQVIIAGMIVIGIIGIGVDILFREIEKRKFMWQEMNR; encoded by the coding sequence ATGAAATGGTATCTGAAAATTATACCCCTCCTTTTTATTCTCATTCTCTGGGAGCTTGCAGCGATCCTTCTGAATAACCCGTTTATCCTTCCGCATCCTTCGTCAGTCGCCTCGGTTCTCCTTGCACCAACTGCTGATATCCTTGGAAGCGGCAGTATTATCGATAATGCCCTCCTCTCCATATGGCGGGTGCTGCTTGGATTTGGGCTGGCTGCTGCCTGCGCTGTTCCATTAGGGATCATCATTGGTAATTACCGGACCCTGGAAGAACTGGTAAACCCCATCATCCAGCTCTTCCGCCCGATCCCACCCCTTGCATGGGTTCCTCTTGCGCTTGCCTGGTTCAAGATAGGCCTTGTCTCAATAGTCTTTATCATCTTCATCGGGTCGTTCTTCCCGATCCTGATCAACTCAATTGACGGTGTCAGGCGGGTAAACCGGACCTGGATAGAGACTGCCAGGATCTACGGGGCAGAAGGCTGGAAGATGCTTGCCTACGTGATCCTTCCGGCAGCTGCTCCTGTCATCTGGACCGGCCTCCGGGTCGGGTTTGGTGTTGCGTGGATGTGTGTTGTCGCAGCCGAGATGCTTCCCGGCACGACCTCAGGGATCGGGTACCTGATCATGTACTCCTATAACTGGGGTCAGGTGCAGGTGATCATCGCCGGTATGATTGTGATTGGTATCATCGGCATCGGTGTTGATATCCTCTTCAGGGAGATCGAGAAACGGAAATTTATGTGGCAGGAGATGAACCGATGA
- a CDS encoding ABC transporter substrate-binding protein, whose protein sequence is MNIKVLMSLVALLAAALLVAGCVEDVPVAPPDGVQGEVGIMYTAVGQMPTLLATGQIDGFMVWQPLVSMATVSEIGTVVTYSKDLPPESTWTDHTCCALSAREDFIAANPDLTNAIAALFILAGEYVQENPERSAEISANWLYGGADMTFGDVTISSYDVSKDSIPTIRFTTENSPEWLESNHRFIGALREIGYLTGELETASPDKVDTKLFDFGPYEAGLAMVEAGEIKTPPKLTRPVSLGYLPSDHDAPLFVAVKEWEYFNDNYGIALKPRADVPGKVEVADLIVNDVVVAEVRLVLGEGGAPLMTLMAANAIQFAYAGTPPAISAIDKGTPIKILFPTQTEGSGFVVDSAAPVTDWSSFITWVESRTAEGRPVKIASPARGSIQDVQIKYALQDSGVVVKEVR, encoded by the coding sequence ATGAACATAAAGGTGCTTATGTCTCTTGTTGCGCTTCTCGCTGCAGCCCTCCTTGTGGCCGGCTGTGTTGAGGATGTGCCTGTAGCTCCCCCTGATGGTGTACAGGGTGAAGTAGGAATTATGTATACAGCAGTCGGGCAGATGCCGACACTCCTCGCAACCGGTCAGATTGACGGGTTTATGGTCTGGCAGCCTCTGGTTTCGATGGCTACCGTGTCTGAAATAGGAACTGTTGTAACCTATTCAAAGGATCTTCCTCCGGAAAGTACCTGGACGGATCACACCTGCTGTGCTCTCTCTGCACGAGAGGATTTTATTGCAGCCAATCCTGATCTGACAAATGCAATTGCCGCTCTTTTCATTCTCGCCGGTGAGTATGTCCAGGAAAATCCAGAACGTTCAGCAGAAATATCAGCAAACTGGCTCTATGGTGGTGCTGATATGACGTTTGGAGATGTGACAATCAGCTCCTACGATGTTTCGAAAGACTCGATCCCGACTATCAGGTTCACAACAGAAAACTCGCCTGAGTGGCTTGAGAGCAACCACAGGTTCATCGGAGCGCTCCGTGAAATCGGATACCTTACAGGCGAACTTGAAACGGCTTCACCAGACAAAGTCGATACGAAGCTCTTTGACTTTGGACCCTATGAAGCAGGGCTTGCGATGGTTGAGGCCGGGGAGATAAAAACTCCTCCAAAACTGACCAGGCCGGTATCACTTGGCTATCTCCCCTCTGATCATGATGCCCCTCTCTTTGTTGCGGTCAAGGAATGGGAATACTTTAACGACAACTATGGCATCGCGCTGAAACCACGGGCAGATGTGCCAGGAAAGGTGGAAGTTGCGGACTTAATTGTCAATGATGTTGTGGTTGCAGAAGTCCGGCTGGTCCTTGGTGAAGGTGGTGCTCCCCTGATGACCCTTATGGCTGCCAATGCAATCCAGTTTGCCTATGCCGGCACCCCGCCAGCAATCAGTGCCATTGACAAGGGAACTCCTATTAAGATCCTCTTCCCAACACAGACAGAAGGATCAGGATTTGTTGTTGATTCAGCAGCACCGGTAACAGACTGGTCCTCATTCATAACATGGGTGGAGTCAAGGACTGCAGAAGGCAGGCCGGTGAAGATTGCATCACCGGCACGTGGCTCTATCCAGGATGTGCAGATCAAATATGCACTCCAGGATAGCGGTGTGGTGGTGAAAGAAGTCAGATGA